In Desulfovibrio sp., the sequence CTCAAGAAAGCCTGTCGAGAAGCATGGGAGGGGGGAAGAATACAAAAAGGCGCTCCCGCGAGGCTGAGGACGTCTCGCGGGAGCGCGGCGGGTCTATTTATTGAGCCCTTTGTGAAACCGGCCTGTGTGGCCCGTTCGCACGGCCAAGCAAACCGAAAACTCAAGGCGGCGCCGCTGACCGGACTTGCCGGGCAGGCCCCGGTGTCTACCAGTTCTCGCCGAGCAGCTCGAAGTACGCCTGGGGATGGGCGCAGGCAGGGCACATGCCCGGAGCCTCTTCGTGCGTATGCAGGTAGCCGCAGTTGCGGCAGCGCCAGGTGACCGGCTTGTCACGCTTGAACACGCGCCCGTTCTCCACGTTGGCCAAGAGGTCGCGGAAGCGCTTCTCGTGCTGCTTTTCCGCAACGGACACCGCGTTCCACACGGCAGCGATCTCGGGGAAGCCGTCGGCCAGGGCCTGCTGCGCGAAAGTGGGGTAGAGGTCGCTGTGCTCCTCGTGCTCACCCATGGCCGAAGCCAAAAGGTTTTCCGCCGTGGTGCCGATCTTGCCGGCCGGGAAACAGGCCGTTATCTCCAGGTCCCCGCCCTGGAGGAACTTGAAGAAGCGTTTGGCGTGCTCCTTCTCCTGGTTGGCGGTTTCCTCGAAGATGTCGGCGATCTGGACGAAGCACTCTTTCTTGGCCACGCCGGCGAAATAGGTGTAGCGGTTGCGCGCCTGGCTTTCACCGGCAAAGGATTTCAGCAGGTTCTGTTCGGTCTTGGTTCCTTTCAAGCTGGGCATGTCGTATCGCTCCTTTTTTGTCTTTTGTGTTTCCTGAAGAAATAACCGGCCTGTATCAAGGCAAGTTATTAATAATTATTCTTTACAAGAAACGATTATCAAGAAGCTTCAGGCTCGTCAAACCAATTTCTAGTGAAAATGCATGCGGCAAGGCTTAATCCTCTTCGTACCTGATATGTGGAGTTTTTCCAGCCTCTTTTGGTCCGGGTGTTTTCAAGCGCTTTTGTGGAGGGGAAAAGTCAGGCGCCGTCCCGCGCCTCCTGGATAAGCGCGGGACGGCGCCACGCATTGGGAGGAGGTCCCAAAGTTTGGCAACGTGCAGGTGTGATGGTCTGACTACCAAACGTTCATGACTTTTTGGCTTTCACCAGGAACATCCGCAGCACCACCACGAAGAACACCGGTATGAAGAGCACCGACCGCCTGTTCATATTGGGCTAAAAAAATGGGCGTATCGTTACAAATGCATGGGTGTTCGTAAAATGTTCCTGCCGTCATGATGGATGCTCCTAACCGAGCCAGGATGGTGCATAGGCTGTTCGTTCACTGTTCGCATTGTTGGCCAAGGCTGTTCGCAAACTGTTCCAAATTGCCTGAACACCTGAGAATCTCTGAGTTTTTCATCTCGCCAGATCGCCGGATGCCGGCTGTGGCCGAAAGCTGGATCCTTCCGGACGTGCGTTAAGCCTGGGCTTGCCTGAGAAGGCGAAAGCTGGCGCTTAAGGTGCACAAAGCGCAAAGCTTTTGCCAAAGCTTGGCTGTGGCAAGCCTTCTTGCACATTGAAAACTAGGGAATCCCTACTTGTTCAGTTGGGTATTTTGAGTATGGTCCAGGCAACAATTCTAAACGTTGGACGCCATGAGGGGTTGGGGCGTTCAAAATCCGGCATGCCGTCCCGGAGAGATTCGCCAAACCTCAAGTCCCAAGCGGAGAGTCGGCAATGCCTTTCATCGACTGGAATGACGACATGTGTGTCGGGGAACCGATGATCGACGACCAGCACAAGAACCTGGTCAATCTGATTAATGACATCGATGATGCCACCAGGCGATATGTCAGCCATGCAGAAGTGTCCGAGTACATGCAAAGGTTCTTCAAATACATGATGGACCACATGCAGGAAGAAGAGTCTCTCATGGACCAGAGTACGTACAAACAGTACTTCACGCATGTGCAGGAGCACATTGAGTTTTCTCAGAAGACCATGGATTTCTATAAGAAGTTCATCGACGACCAGAAAGTCGACATACAAGAACTGCTCAACTATCTTGTTTCCTGGTTCATAAATCACACGACTGTGATGGACAGGACGTTGGCCCTGCATCTGCTCGAGAAGGGTGTGAAGCATTAGGAAGAGCCTTTTGCCCTTCTTTTGATCATCCTCCTTATCCTGCTGTAACGCGCCTGTTCGAAGTTCTCAGCCAGTTCCAGCCGGGAGCTGGCTTCACGTCCCGTTCCAGCATCGCCTCCATCTCCTCTGCGCCCGCAGGCTCCAGCTTTTCCAGAGGCTTCTTGAGTACTCGCAGAAGTCCCTGGTCCTTTTGCCGCCATCTCAAACCATGTTCCCAAATGGGAACATCGGCTGAAAAAGCGTTCCGCATCGGCCCATAAAACCCTGGCAAATCAGGAGGCGCTTTCTGTTAACGCACGGGTATTATTGCACATGTTTCTCTGGCACCGACCTTGCTCAAGGCTGAAACACCACAGCACGCAGGAGGGACCCATGTCCGAGAACGTTATTTCGCAACCATTCGAAAAGCAGCAGGCATTCGCCCAGGCCATCATCGAGAGCCTGCCAGGGCTTATGCTGGTCACGGCGGTGGCTCTTGTGGCCAACTTCGTGGCCCCGAAGCTTGAAGCCTATCCCCTGTTCAAGACCTACCTTTCGCTCAAGGACTTCATCCTGGCCATCATCTTCGGCATCATAATCCGCAACACCGTGGGCGTGCCCGCCGTGTTCCAGCCGGGTCTGCGCTACTCCACCATCATGACCAAGACGGGCATCGTGATCATGGGTTCCAGCTATTCGCTGGCAGGCCTCGTCTCCATCGGCGGCCAGGCCTTGGCGTTCATCGCCGTGTTCCTGTTCGGCACCGCCGTGGCCATGATGTGGCTGTGCAACAGGCTCGGCATGTCCACTTCGCTTGGCGCCTGCCTGGCGGCCGGCATGTCGGTGTGCGGCGTCTCCGCCACCATCGCCATCGCCCCGGCCGTGAAGGCCAAGAACGAGGACATGGCCTATTCCATCGCCGTGGTCCTGATGTTCGGCCTGCTGGCCCTGGTGGCCTTCCCCTTGGTGGGCAAGGTCTTGAACCTTAGCGCCGAGCAGTTCGGGGCCTTCGCGGGCGTGGGCATCGTCAACTCCGCCCAGGTGCTCGCGGCCGGGTTCGGCTACAGCCCGGACGCCGGCAAGGTGGCAGGCATCTACAACATCGGCCGCGTGGTCTTTCTGCCCTTCGTGGTGCTGATGCTGGCCCTCATGGCCGCCGCTCAGGAAGCCAAGCAGGGCAACGAAGTGGCCAAGATCAACAAGCTGCAGATGATCCGCGACAAGTTCCCCCTGTTCATCCTGGGCTTTATCGCCATCGTGTGCATGAACACCATGGGCATGCTCAGCAAGGCCGAGATCAAGGTGGCCAAGTCGTTCATGGAATGGGCCTTCCTCCTGGGCTTCGCCAGCATCGGCCTCACCACCCGCCTTTCCGACCTGCGCGCGGCCGGTTTCGGTGGTTTCCTGTTCGGTTTCGGCGTCGCGGGCCTGAAGGCCGCGTTGGCCCTGGCCGCTGTCCTCTACTTCCTGAAATAACGAAAAAGGAGCAAACCATGCAGTTCTTCAAATCCATCTCCAAGTCCCGCCGCCAGGACTCCATCGTCATCCTGCTCGGTTTTGTTGTCATCGCGGTGTGCAAGGCACTCGCCTAAAGATTCCTTGCATCCAAGCATCCAGGCGGCCGCCGGACGCGTGTCCGGCGGCCGCGCTTTTCAAGGAGAATTCCATGAGACGCATCCTCCTGGGCAGCGACGGCTCACAGCAGGCACGCCACGTTGAAGACCACGTGATCTCCCTGGCCCACGACGGCGGCGGCAGCGTCATTGCCGTGCATGTTGTGGAGAAAGACCTCATGCATTATGGATTGATAGACCAGCTCGCCACCCAGGGCGACAAGGAAGGCTTCATGCGGTACGTGCGCGAACTGGGTGAACGCGAATGCCTGGAACGGCTCGGCGGCTTTCGCGAGCGCGCCCGCCAGCGGGGCGTGGAAGCCCAGCTCATGGTCCGCTGGGGCGATCCTCTAGGGGAGATACTGGCTGCCGCCACGGAAAGCGGCGTGGACGAGGTGTTTTTGCCTTCGCGCGGTTGGGGAAAGGATTTCACGAATGCGCGTCTTGCGGAAAGCTTGAACAGGAAAAGCCCCAGCAAGATCACGGTTCTTCCAGCCAATTAACGTCGATTCATGGCCGGGGCCGATGCCGCGGGCCGGAGCTGTCCATGGGGCACACGTTCGCCAAGCTGCTCGCCGTCCTGCACATCCTTCTCGCCCTGTGCGCGGCGGCCCCGAACGCCCGGGCGGACGAACCCGCCACCGGACGCATCTACAAGTTCGGCGTCATCACGCTGAACCATCCATTGGTCATCTACCAGCAGTACCAGCCCTTTCTCGACTATCTTTCCGAGCGCCAGCCCTGGCGCTTCGAGCTGGTGCTGGAGCAGCGCTACTCGGCCATTGTGGACCGCCTTCAGGCCGGCACCCTGGACATCGCGTTGCTTGCCGGGCGCACCTTCCTGCAGGCCCGCGAGCGCACGCCCCTTGAGCCCATATGCGCCGTGACCGGCGTGGACGGCACCCCCACCATCCGAAGCCTCATCGTGGTGCGCGAGGACCGCGCCGACATCCGCACCGTGGGCGACCTGGCCGGAAAGCGCTTCGCCTTCGGTTCGCCGGACTCCACCGCGAGCTATCTCATCCCGCTTGATTATATGAAGCAGCAGGGCGTTGGCCTTGAGAATTTTTCGCGCTGGGACAACCTGGGCACCCACGACGCCGTGGCCCGGGCCGTGCTCCGGGGCGAGTACGACGCCGGGGCCGTGGGCGAACCCATGGCCATGCGCTATCTGGGGTCGGGCCTTCGCATGCTGGCGGCCACGCCGCCGTTTCCGGGCTTCATAATCGTGGCCCGGCCGACGTGCCCCAACCCGTTCGGGAGGCCTTAAGAAAAACCCTGCTGGCCATCGACCCCGCATCGCCCGAGGTGGCCGCCCGTTCCACCGGATGGAGCGAGGTGCTGCGCCACGGGTTCGTTCCGGTGGACGCCTCGGTGTACGAGGCCTTCCGCGCCATGGAGACCCGCATGGGCCTGCCGGCCCCGGGCCAGCGCAGGGCGGAGGACAAGCCGTGAAGATGGGCATGCAGGCCAAGTTCATCCTGTTCGCGGTGCCCTGCATAGCGGTGTTCATCGGCGTCATAAGCTTCGTGACCATACAGCGCGAGGAGGACCTCCTCCTGCGCGACGCCACCCAGCAGGGGCTGGACATCGCCCGCATCTCGTCGGTTTTGTTCACCAACGCCAGCATCTACGAAAGCCTGGGCATGGTGGACTCCACCGGCATGACCGACTATCTGGACTATTTCGTGGCCGACGTGATGCGCCTGGATGCGCGCATCGTCTCCTTCATGGTGTTGGACACCGAAGGGCGCGTGGTGGCCCACAACAACCTGCGCGAATACGGCAAGGTCCTGACCGACGAAGCCACCGTGGCCGCCCTTAAAGCCACGGAACCTCTCGTAACCCGCAAGGACAGCGCGGACCTGGGGCCCTATCTGGACATCGCGGTTCCCCTGGCCATCGGCTCGAAGCGCTGGGGAGCCTGCCGCATCGGCTATTCGCTTTCCGTCATGTACCAGGGCTTGCGCACGCTTCGCTCGGAGGTTCTGGGCATTAGCGCGGCCATGCTTCTGGTGGCCCTGGCCCTGGTGTGGTACGCGGGCAGGCATTTCTCCAGGCCCCTGACGGCGCTTACCCGGACGATGAACGACATCACCGCTCGCGGCGACCTCACCGCGCCCATACGCGAGCTTCCCCCGCGCGAGGACGAAATAGGCGCCCTGCAGGCCAGCTTCCTGTGGATGGTCGCGCGCCTGCGCGACGCGGAGCGCGAACGCCTGCGCAGCATTGAGGGCATGCACAGGGCCGAGAAGCTGGCCACCATAGGCCAGCTAGCCTCGGGGGTGGCCCATGAGATCAACAACCCCCTGGGCGGGGTGATCCTGTGCTTTCGCAACCTCACCGCGGGCGGCATGGACGAAGAGGCCAGGCGCCAGCACGAGAAGGTGATCGACGACGGCCTGGAGAAGATCCGCCGCATTGTGGGCGAGCTCATGCACTATGCCCGTCCCTCGCCCCTGGCCGTGAGCCGGACGCGCGTAGAGGACCTGTTCGCCAGCGCCCGGTCGCTTACGGAGTTCACCCTGCAGCGAAAGGGAGTGGCCCTCGTGACCCATGTGGCCCCGGACGTGGCGCCGCTTCTTGTCGACCCGGACAAGATGGGGCAGGTGATCCTGAACCTGGTGCTCAATGGCGCCGACGCCATGCCTGCGGGAGGGACGCTCACCCTGGACGCCCGAATGGACACCCGGATGGATGGCCAAATGGATGGCCAAATGGGTGGCAAGGATGTGCTCATCACCGTGTCCGACACGGGGCCGGGCGTGGCTGCCGAGCACCGCGAGCGCATCTTCGATCCCTTCTTCACCACCAAGCCCTCGGGCAGCGGCACGGGGCTCGGCCTGGCCGTTTCCGCGGCCATTGTATCCAGGCATGGCGGCACGCTCTCGCTTCTTTCCAAGGACCAGCCGGAACCGGACGCGGCCGGGCAAGAGGGCTCCGCCAAGCCCGCACCAGGACCCGGCGCAACTTTCGTTATCCGCCTGCCTCTTTCAAGGGACATACCATGACCAAGAACTCGGTACTTCTCGTCGAAGACGAACTCTCCATGCTCCTTGGCATGCAGCACGCCCTGTCCCAGGCGGGGTACGAAGTGGCCACGGCCGGTGATGCCGAAACAGCCCAGCAGTTGTTGCGGCAACGTCCCTTCGACCTGGTCATCACGGACCTCAGGCTCCCGGGAAAGAGCGGCATGGAGCTTCTGGAGGGCATAAGCGAGCTCTATCCCGGCACCGGGGTCATACTCATCACCGCCTTTCCCGAGGTGGAGCTTGCCGTGCAGGCCATCAAGGCCGGAGCCTTCGACTTTCTGTGCAAGCCCTTCCCGCGCGACGGACTGCTCATAGCCGTTGAGCGCTATTTCCGGTTTCTGGACCTCAAGCGCGAAAACGCCAGGCTTCGCGGCGAGCGCGACGACGGAGAGTTCATCGGCGAGAGCCCGGTGATGCTCAAGGTGTTCGAGCGCATCCGGGCCATCGCCGGGTCCTGCGTGCCGGTTCTGGTGCTTGGGCCCAGCGGTTCGGGCAAGGAGCTGGTGGCCGGGGCCCTGCACCGCCTGAGCAAGCGGCGCGACAAGCCGTTTATCAAGATAAACTGCGCGGCCCTTCCGGAGCATCTGTTGGAGAGCGAGCTCTTCGGGCACGAGAAGGGCGCCTTCACCGGTGCGCAGCAGGCCCGCAAGGGCAAGTTCGAGGCAGCCGACGGGGGCACGCTCTTTTTCGACGAGGCGGGCGAGATGCCCCTGGCGGTGCAGGCCAAGCTCCTACGCGTGCTGGAGGACCAGGAGGTTACGCCGGTGGGGGGCAACATGCCCCGCAAGGTGGATGTGCGCACCGTGTTCGCCACGGCCCGCGACCTCGAGGAGGCCATAGAGGCGGGAACCTTCCGCGAGGACCTGTACTACCGCATAAACGTGGTGCCAGTGACCCTGCCCCCCTTGCGCGAGCGCGGCAGCGACGTGGCCCTTCTGGCGGAGCGCTTCCTGCGGCGCTTCTGCGCCCAGCACGACAGGCAGGTAACGTTCTCCGAGCAGGCCCGCAGCGCCCTTCTAGCCTACGACTACCCGGGCAACGTGCGCGAGCTGCGAAACGCCATCGAGCGCGCCGTCATCTTGTGCACCGAGGACAAGATCCACGTGGGCCACCTGCCCAAGCGCATCCGCGAGGTCACGGAAACCAGCCAGGATCATCAACCTGCCCAGCCCGGGTTCGTCCATCTGGCCGACGGCGTGGCCCAGTTCGAGAAGAAGCGCATTTTGGAGGCGCTGGAAAAAACGGGAGGGAAAAGAATTCAGGCGGCCGAGCTTCTGGGCATCACCCGCAAGCAGCTGTGGCTGAAGCTCAAGGAATTGGACATCAAGCTGTAGGAGCGGAGGAGGGCGCATGGCGGTGGCGCCTCTCTGGTTCTCTGGTCAGGCCCGAACTCCCGGCACGCCGCGAAGTGGTGCGATTCCCACCCACACCCGCGCTCTCCCCAGCAGAAAAGGCGGTTTCAAACACAGGGGCAACGGCCTTGTCCTCATTTTTGCCCCGGAATACGGC encodes:
- a CDS encoding rubrerythrin family protein; protein product: MPSLKGTKTEQNLLKSFAGESQARNRYTYFAGVAKKECFVQIADIFEETANQEKEHAKRFFKFLQGGDLEITACFPAGKIGTTAENLLASAMGEHEEHSDLYPTFAQQALADGFPEIAAVWNAVSVAEKQHEKRFRDLLANVENGRVFKRDKPVTWRCRNCGYLHTHEEAPGMCPACAHPQAYFELLGENW
- a CDS encoding hemerythrin family protein, which gives rise to MPFIDWNDDMCVGEPMIDDQHKNLVNLINDIDDATRRYVSHAEVSEYMQRFFKYMMDHMQEEESLMDQSTYKQYFTHVQEHIEFSQKTMDFYKKFIDDQKVDIQELLNYLVSWFINHTTVMDRTLALHLLEKGVKH
- a CDS encoding putative sulfate exporter family transporter, encoding MSENVISQPFEKQQAFAQAIIESLPGLMLVTAVALVANFVAPKLEAYPLFKTYLSLKDFILAIIFGIIIRNTVGVPAVFQPGLRYSTIMTKTGIVIMGSSYSLAGLVSIGGQALAFIAVFLFGTAVAMMWLCNRLGMSTSLGACLAAGMSVCGVSATIAIAPAVKAKNEDMAYSIAVVLMFGLLALVAFPLVGKVLNLSAEQFGAFAGVGIVNSAQVLAAGFGYSPDAGKVAGIYNIGRVVFLPFVVLMLALMAAAQEAKQGNEVAKINKLQMIRDKFPLFILGFIAIVCMNTMGMLSKAEIKVAKSFMEWAFLLGFASIGLTTRLSDLRAAGFGGFLFGFGVAGLKAALALAAVLYFLK
- a CDS encoding universal stress protein, which gives rise to MRRILLGSDGSQQARHVEDHVISLAHDGGGSVIAVHVVEKDLMHYGLIDQLATQGDKEGFMRYVRELGERECLERLGGFRERARQRGVEAQLMVRWGDPLGEILAAATESGVDEVFLPSRGWGKDFTNARLAESLNRKSPSKITVLPAN
- a CDS encoding HAMP domain-containing protein — translated: MGMQAKFILFAVPCIAVFIGVISFVTIQREEDLLLRDATQQGLDIARISSVLFTNASIYESLGMVDSTGMTDYLDYFVADVMRLDARIVSFMVLDTEGRVVAHNNLREYGKVLTDEATVAALKATEPLVTRKDSADLGPYLDIAVPLAIGSKRWGACRIGYSLSVMYQGLRTLRSEVLGISAAMLLVALALVWYAGRHFSRPLTALTRTMNDITARGDLTAPIRELPPREDEIGALQASFLWMVARLRDAERERLRSIEGMHRAEKLATIGQLASGVAHEINNPLGGVILCFRNLTAGGMDEEARRQHEKVIDDGLEKIRRIVGELMHYARPSPLAVSRTRVEDLFASARSLTEFTLQRKGVALVTHVAPDVAPLLVDPDKMGQVILNLVLNGADAMPAGGTLTLDARMDTRMDGQMDGQMGGKDVLITVSDTGPGVAAEHRERIFDPFFTTKPSGSGTGLGLAVSAAIVSRHGGTLSLLSKDQPEPDAAGQEGSAKPAPGPGATFVIRLPLSRDIP
- a CDS encoding sigma-54-dependent Fis family transcriptional regulator, whose translation is MTKNSVLLVEDELSMLLGMQHALSQAGYEVATAGDAETAQQLLRQRPFDLVITDLRLPGKSGMELLEGISELYPGTGVILITAFPEVELAVQAIKAGAFDFLCKPFPRDGLLIAVERYFRFLDLKRENARLRGERDDGEFIGESPVMLKVFERIRAIAGSCVPVLVLGPSGSGKELVAGALHRLSKRRDKPFIKINCAALPEHLLESELFGHEKGAFTGAQQARKGKFEAADGGTLFFDEAGEMPLAVQAKLLRVLEDQEVTPVGGNMPRKVDVRTVFATARDLEEAIEAGTFREDLYYRINVVPVTLPPLRERGSDVALLAERFLRRFCAQHDRQVTFSEQARSALLAYDYPGNVRELRNAIERAVILCTEDKIHVGHLPKRIREVTETSQDHQPAQPGFVHLADGVAQFEKKRILEALEKTGGKRIQAAELLGITRKQLWLKLKELDIKL